A segment of the Dethiosulfovibrio peptidovorans genome:
TTGGGGCGACCTTAAAGCAAATCTCCCATGTGGAGAGCACCATGCATAACATAGCGGCCCTTGCGGAAGAGCAGGCGGCGTCGAGTGAGGAGATGGCCTTGGGAATTGACCAGGCAAGTAAGGGAACTCTTGAGATAGCTGAGCTGCTGCACACCGTCAAGGGTGCCAGCGACGACACGGCACTTGCTTCTGAGCAGGTGGCGCAAGAGGCGCAGAACCTCTCATCAAGTGCTGAGGGCTTGAATTCCCTGATCGGCCAGTTTTCTCTCGATGATGAAGACAGCTCGGCTATAATGCCGGTGTAGAATACAAGAGTGAAAAAGTTCATGGCGGAGATGCTTTTTGAACTAGGCAACTCCGCCATGAACTTTTCCCTTATTAGGACCAGCTATCAACGTTTTTGAAGAAACATATTTCCCATTGTTCTTAATGTTTGCTCCAGAACTTGGACGAAGTTTGTTCCCAGTGAGCCGTCCTTGGCCCAGGACCCTACATGAAAAATGAGTCTGTCGGAACGGGTGAGGTACCGGACGCCGAGGCCGCCGGGCTCTACGGGGCCGTATCCCGCCAGTTGAAGTCCGGCTCCCACCGTGGTGCTGGAGGAGACCGAGTTGCTCGTCAAACGCCACCATGCGGGAGTTCGGTAGAGCTCTGGTTCTCGGGGAAGGCCTAGATCCCACCCACGATCCTGC
Coding sequences within it:
- a CDS encoding chemotaxis protein, translated to GATLKQISHVESTMHNIAALAEEQAASSEEMALGIDQASKGTLEIAELLHTVKGASDDTALASEQVAQEAQNLSSSAEGLNSLIGQFSLDDEDSSAIMPV